The proteins below come from a single Kitasatospora sp. NBC_00315 genomic window:
- the rplA gene encoding 50S ribosomal protein L1, translating into MKRSKALVAAAAKVDRDRLYAPLEAIRLAKETSSTKFDSTVEVAMRLGVDPRKADQMVRSTVILPHGTGKTARVLVFATGERAEAARAAGADIVGSDELIDEVAKGRLDFDAVVATPDLMGKVGRLGRVLGPRGLMPNPKTGTVTPDVAKAVNEIKGGKIEFRVDKHSNLHFIIGKASFTDEQLVENYAAALDEVLRAKPSAAKGRYIKKTAVATTMGPGIQVDPNRTRNLLVEEDPASV; encoded by the coding sequence GTGAAGCGCAGCAAGGCTCTGGTGGCCGCGGCCGCCAAGGTTGACCGCGACCGTCTCTACGCCCCCCTTGAGGCCATCCGCCTCGCCAAGGAGACGTCGAGCACCAAGTTCGACAGCACCGTCGAGGTGGCCATGCGTCTGGGCGTCGACCCGCGCAAGGCCGACCAGATGGTCCGCAGCACCGTGATCCTCCCGCACGGCACCGGTAAGACCGCTCGGGTCCTGGTCTTCGCGACCGGCGAGCGTGCCGAGGCCGCGCGTGCTGCGGGTGCCGACATCGTCGGTTCGGACGAGCTCATCGACGAGGTCGCCAAGGGCCGCCTCGACTTCGACGCCGTCGTCGCCACCCCGGACCTCATGGGCAAGGTCGGCCGCCTCGGCCGCGTGCTCGGCCCGCGTGGTCTGATGCCGAACCCGAAGACCGGCACCGTGACCCCGGACGTGGCCAAGGCCGTGAACGAGATCAAGGGCGGCAAGATCGAGTTCCGCGTCGACAAGCACTCGAACCTGCACTTCATCATCGGTAAGGCCTCCTTCACCGACGAGCAGCTGGTCGAGAACTACGCCGCCGCCCTCGACGAGGTGCTCCGCGCCAAGCCGTCCGCGGCCAAGGGCCGGTACATCAAGAAGACCGCGGTCGCCACCACCATGGGCCCCGGCATCCAGGTGGACCCGAACCGCACCCGTAACCTCCTGGTCGAGGAGGACCCGGCCTCCGTCTGA
- the rpmG gene encoding 50S ribosomal protein L33, which produces MAATDVRPKITLACVECKERNYITKKNRRNDPDRLEMKKHCPRCNSHTAHRETR; this is translated from the coding sequence GTGGCTGCCACCGATGTCCGCCCGAAGATCACGCTGGCCTGCGTGGAGTGCAAGGAGCGGAACTACATCACCAAGAAGAACCGGCGTAACGACCCGGACCGTCTTGAGATGAAGAAGCACTGCCCCCGCTGCAACTCGCACACCGCGCACCGCGAGACCCGCTGA
- a CDS encoding MaoC family dehydratase, which translates to MAISFDEVEVGTELPSRSFPVTRATLVQYAGASGDFNPIHWNERFAVGVGLPDVIAHGMFTMAEAIRVVTDWIGDPGAVVEYGVRFTRPVPVPDDGAGAVIDVTGKVAALLEDRRVRVDLVATCGGQKVLGMSRAVVRLA; encoded by the coding sequence ATGGCGATCAGTTTTGACGAGGTGGAGGTCGGCACCGAGCTGCCGAGCCGCTCCTTCCCGGTGACCCGCGCCACGCTGGTGCAGTACGCGGGCGCCTCCGGTGACTTCAACCCGATCCACTGGAACGAGAGGTTCGCCGTCGGCGTCGGTCTGCCGGACGTGATCGCGCACGGCATGTTCACCATGGCCGAGGCGATCCGGGTGGTCACCGACTGGATCGGCGACCCGGGCGCGGTGGTCGAGTACGGCGTGCGCTTCACCCGGCCCGTGCCGGTCCCCGACGACGGCGCGGGCGCTGTGATCGACGTCACCGGCAAGGTCGCGGCCCTGCTGGAGGACCGCAGGGTCCGGGTCGACCTGGTGGCGACCTGCGGCGGCCAGAAGGTGCTGGGCATGTCCCGCGCGGTCGTCCGGCTGGCCTGA
- the rplL gene encoding 50S ribosomal protein L7/L12, translated as MMAKLSQDELLEQFETLTLIELSEFVKAFEEKFDVKAAAPVAIAAAGGPAAVEAVEEQDEFDVILESAGDKKIQVIKEVRALTSLGLKEAKDLVDGTPKPVLEKVAKDAAEKAKAQLEAAGAKVTVK; from the coding sequence ATCATGGCGAAGCTGTCCCAGGACGAGCTGCTCGAGCAGTTCGAGACCCTGACCCTCATCGAGCTCTCCGAGTTCGTCAAGGCGTTCGAGGAGAAGTTCGACGTCAAGGCTGCCGCCCCGGTCGCCATTGCCGCCGCCGGTGGCCCCGCCGCCGTCGAGGCCGTCGAGGAGCAGGACGAGTTCGACGTCATCCTCGAGAGCGCCGGCGACAAGAAGATCCAGGTCATCAAGGAGGTGCGCGCCCTGACCTCCCTCGGCCTGAAGGAGGCCAAGGACCTCGTTGACGGCACCCCGAAGCCGGTCCTGGAGAAGGTCGCCAAGGACGCCGCCGAGAAGGCCAAGGCCCAGCTCGAGGCCGCCGGCGCCAAGGTCACCGTCAAGTGA
- a CDS encoding adenosine deaminase, with product MERLPVPRDVRDLPKAHLHLHFTGSMRPATLLELAEKHRMRLPEALSSGEPPRLRATDERGWFRFQRLYDTARSVLRDEQDIRRLVLETAEDERRDGSRWLEIQVDPTSYAPLLGGLIPALELILDAVRQASEATGVGIRVLVAANRMKSPMDARTLARLAVRYADQGVVGFGLSNDERRGLARDFDRAFAIARAGGLLAAPHGGELAGPGSVRDCLDDLGAGRIGHGVRAAEDPRLMQRLADREVTCEVCPSSNVSLGVYERAEDVPLRRLFDAGVPLALGADDPLLFGSRLADQYDLARDVIGFNDAELAELARQSVRGSRAPESVRKELLADIDLWLTG from the coding sequence ATGGAACGCCTGCCTGTACCCCGCGACGTGAGGGACCTGCCCAAGGCCCATCTCCACCTGCACTTCACCGGATCGATGCGCCCGGCCACCCTGCTGGAGCTGGCCGAGAAGCACCGGATGCGGCTGCCCGAAGCGCTCAGCTCCGGCGAACCGCCCCGGCTGAGAGCGACCGACGAGCGCGGCTGGTTCCGCTTCCAGCGGCTGTACGACACCGCCCGCTCGGTGCTGCGGGACGAACAGGACATCCGGCGGCTGGTGCTGGAGACCGCCGAGGACGAGCGGCGGGACGGCTCCCGCTGGCTGGAGATCCAGGTCGACCCGACCTCCTACGCCCCCCTGCTCGGCGGCCTGATCCCCGCCCTGGAACTGATCCTGGACGCCGTCCGGCAGGCCTCGGAGGCCACCGGGGTCGGGATCCGGGTCCTGGTCGCGGCCAACCGGATGAAGTCCCCGATGGACGCCCGCACGCTGGCCCGGCTCGCCGTCCGCTACGCGGACCAGGGGGTGGTCGGGTTCGGCCTCTCCAACGACGAGCGGCGCGGTCTCGCGAGGGATTTCGACCGGGCCTTCGCGATCGCCCGTGCCGGCGGGCTGCTGGCCGCCCCGCACGGCGGCGAGCTGGCCGGGCCGGGATCCGTCCGGGACTGCCTGGACGACCTCGGCGCGGGCCGGATCGGCCACGGCGTCCGGGCGGCGGAGGACCCCCGGCTGATGCAGCGCCTCGCGGACCGCGAGGTCACCTGCGAGGTCTGCCCGTCCTCCAACGTCTCGCTCGGCGTCTACGAACGGGCCGAGGACGTCCCCCTGCGGCGGCTCTTCGACGCCGGGGTGCCCCTGGCGCTGGGCGCCGACGACCCGTTGCTCTTCGGCTCGCGGCTGGCCGACCAGTACGACCTGGCCCGGGACGTGATCGGCTTCAACGATGCCGAACTCGCCGAGCTGGCAAGGCAGTCGGTGCGAGGGTCGCGCGCTCCGGAGAGCGTCCGCAAGGAGCTGCTCGCCGACATCGACCTCTGGCTGACGGGCTGA
- the rplK gene encoding 50S ribosomal protein L11, translated as MPPKKKKITGLIKLQIKAGAANPAPPVGPALGQHGVNIMEFCKAYNAATESQRGMIVPVEITVYDDRSFTFITKTPPAARLILKAAGVEKGSAEPHKTKVAKLTGAQVREIATVKLPDLNANDLDAAAKIIAGTARSMGITVEG; from the coding sequence ATGCCTCCCAAGAAGAAGAAGATCACGGGGCTCATCAAGCTCCAGATCAAGGCCGGTGCGGCCAACCCGGCTCCGCCGGTCGGCCCCGCGCTGGGCCAGCACGGCGTGAACATCATGGAGTTCTGCAAGGCCTACAACGCCGCGACCGAGTCGCAGCGCGGCATGATCGTGCCGGTGGAGATCACGGTCTACGACGACCGCTCCTTCACCTTCATCACGAAGACGCCGCCGGCCGCGCGCCTCATCCTGAAGGCCGCGGGCGTGGAGAAGGGCTCGGCCGAGCCGCACAAGACCAAGGTCGCCAAGCTCACCGGCGCCCAGGTCCGCGAGATCGCCACCGTGAAGCTCCCCGACCTGAACGCCAACGACCTGGACGCGGCGGCGAAGATCATCGCCGGCACCGCCCGGTCGATGGGCATCACGGTCGAGGGCTGA
- a CDS encoding pyridoxal phosphate-dependent aminotransferase: protein MSASTPQSDRPARPADRRVSARIGAIAESATLAVDARAKALKSAGRPVIGFGAGEPDFPTPDYIVEAAVEACRDPRNHRYTPAGGLPELRGAIAAKTLRDSGYRVDASQVLVTNGGKQAIYEAFAAILDPGDEVVVPAPYWTTYPESIRLAGGVPVEVVADETTGYKVSVEQLEAARTENTKVLLFVSPSNPTGAVYTRDEVEAVGRWALEHGLWVLTDEIYEHLVYGDAEFVSLPALLPELADRTIVVNGVAKTYAMTGWRVGWVIGPEDVVKAATNLQSHATSNVSNVAQRAALAAVSGDLSAVHEMRTAFDRRRQAVVRMLNEIDGVLCPEPEGAFYVYPSVKGLLGKEIRGRRPATSAELAGLILDEAEVAVVPGEAFGTPGYLRLSYALGDADLAEGVGRIQKLLAEARD, encoded by the coding sequence ATGAGCGCTTCCACCCCGCAGAGCGACCGTCCCGCCCGTCCCGCAGACCGCCGGGTGTCCGCCCGGATCGGCGCGATAGCCGAGTCCGCCACCCTCGCGGTCGACGCCAGGGCCAAGGCCCTCAAGTCGGCCGGCCGGCCGGTGATCGGCTTCGGCGCGGGCGAACCGGACTTCCCCACCCCGGACTACATCGTCGAGGCGGCCGTCGAGGCCTGCCGCGACCCCCGCAACCACCGGTACACCCCGGCCGGCGGCCTGCCCGAGCTCAGGGGCGCCATCGCCGCGAAGACGCTGCGCGACTCCGGCTACCGGGTGGACGCCTCGCAGGTGCTGGTGACCAACGGCGGCAAGCAGGCGATCTACGAGGCCTTCGCCGCGATCCTCGACCCGGGGGACGAGGTCGTCGTCCCGGCCCCGTACTGGACCACCTACCCGGAGTCGATCCGGCTGGCCGGCGGCGTCCCGGTCGAGGTGGTGGCCGACGAGACCACCGGCTACAAGGTCTCGGTCGAGCAGCTGGAGGCCGCGCGCACCGAGAACACCAAGGTGCTGCTGTTCGTCTCGCCCTCCAACCCGACCGGCGCGGTGTACACCCGTGACGAGGTCGAGGCGGTCGGCCGCTGGGCCCTGGAGCACGGCCTCTGGGTGCTCACCGACGAGATCTACGAGCACCTGGTCTACGGCGACGCCGAGTTCGTCTCGCTGCCGGCCCTGCTGCCCGAGCTCGCCGACAGGACCATCGTGGTCAACGGCGTCGCCAAGACCTACGCCATGACCGGCTGGCGGGTGGGCTGGGTGATCGGCCCCGAGGACGTCGTCAAGGCCGCGACCAACCTCCAGTCGCACGCCACCTCGAACGTCTCCAACGTGGCCCAGCGCGCCGCCCTCGCGGCCGTCTCCGGCGACCTCTCGGCGGTGCACGAGATGCGTACCGCCTTCGACCGCCGCCGGCAGGCCGTCGTCCGGATGCTCAACGAGATCGACGGCGTGCTCTGCCCCGAGCCCGAGGGCGCGTTCTACGTCTACCCGTCGGTGAAGGGCCTGCTCGGCAAGGAGATCCGCGGGCGCCGGCCGGCCACCTCCGCCGAGCTGGCGGGCCTGATCCTGGACGAGGCCGAGGTCGCGGTCGTCCCCGGCGAGGCCTTCGGCACCCCCGGCTACCTGCGCCTGTCCTACGCCCTGGGCGACGCCGACCTCGCCGAGGGCGTCGGCCGCATCCAGAAGCTGCTCGCCGAGGCCCGCGACTGA
- the nusG gene encoding transcription termination/antitermination protein NusG, giving the protein MSESPLYDADETVREADVAAELDEAALADSAADSESAEQIVDAVDSDEDEVEAQDEAAADVPAETAAVHVEADEADAEEIEAEAAASDEDLDETEAELADDEAEPVDDETELADEAEPEVEVDPVAEFREKLRTAPGEWYVIHTYAGYENRVKQNLEQRSVSLNVEDYIFQSEVPQEEVVQIKNGDRKTIRQNKLPGYVLVRMDLTPESWGVVRNTPGVTGFVGNAYDPYPLTLDEVVKMLAPDVERQAAKEAGRPVPGRPIEVQVLDFEVGDSVTVTDGPFATLQATINEINPDSKKVKGLVEIFGRETPVELSFDQIQKN; this is encoded by the coding sequence GTGTCTGAGTCCCCCCTGTACGACGCCGACGAGACCGTCCGCGAGGCGGATGTCGCCGCCGAGCTGGACGAGGCCGCGCTGGCTGACAGTGCCGCCGACTCCGAGTCCGCCGAGCAGATCGTGGACGCCGTGGACAGCGACGAGGACGAGGTCGAGGCGCAGGACGAGGCCGCCGCCGACGTGCCGGCCGAGACCGCCGCGGTGCACGTGGAGGCCGACGAGGCCGACGCCGAGGAGATCGAGGCCGAGGCCGCCGCCTCCGACGAGGACCTGGACGAGACCGAGGCCGAGCTCGCCGACGACGAGGCCGAGCCCGTCGACGACGAGACCGAGCTCGCCGACGAGGCCGAGCCGGAGGTCGAGGTCGACCCGGTCGCCGAGTTCCGCGAGAAGCTGCGCACCGCTCCGGGCGAGTGGTACGTCATCCACACCTACGCGGGTTACGAGAACCGCGTGAAGCAGAACCTGGAGCAGCGCTCCGTCTCCCTGAACGTCGAGGACTACATCTTCCAGTCCGAGGTGCCGCAGGAGGAGGTCGTCCAGATCAAGAACGGCGACCGCAAGACCATCCGCCAGAACAAGCTCCCCGGCTACGTCCTGGTCCGGATGGACCTCACGCCCGAGTCCTGGGGCGTCGTGCGCAACACCCCGGGTGTCACCGGCTTCGTGGGCAACGCCTACGACCCGTACCCGCTGACCCTGGACGAGGTCGTCAAGATGCTCGCCCCCGACGTGGAGCGCCAGGCGGCCAAGGAGGCCGGCCGGCCGGTTCCCGGCAGGCCGATCGAGGTCCAGGTGCTCGACTTCGAGGTCGGCGACTCGGTCACCGTCACCGACGGCCCGTTCGCGACCCTGCAGGCGACCATCAACGAGATCAACCCTGACTCCAAGAAGGTCAAGGGCCTGGTCGAGATCTTCGGTCGTGAGACCCCGGTCGAGCTGTCGTTCGACCAGATCCAGAAGAACTGA
- the secE gene encoding preprotein translocase subunit SecE, whose amino-acid sequence MTETTGSTATPESGNPEGAEGADGATHVEGEEKELSRRDRKRANRSGGDGDKKSGKRAKKGPFARLALFYRQIIAELRKVVWPSRNELVNYTTVVVVFVVVIMALVSALDFGFAKLSLWIFG is encoded by the coding sequence GTGACGGAGACCACGGGCTCCACCGCAACGCCTGAGAGCGGCAACCCCGAGGGTGCCGAAGGCGCTGACGGGGCCACGCATGTCGAGGGCGAGGAGAAGGAACTCTCGCGCCGCGACCGCAAGCGTGCCAACCGCTCCGGCGGTGACGGTGACAAGAAGTCCGGCAAGCGTGCCAAGAAGGGCCCCTTCGCCCGGCTCGCGCTGTTCTACCGCCAGATCATCGCGGAACTGCGCAAGGTCGTCTGGCCGAGCCGCAACGAACTGGTCAACTACACCACGGTCGTCGTGGTCTTCGTCGTCGTGATCATGGCCCTGGTGTCCGCTCTCGACTTCGGCTTCGCCAAGCTCAGCCTGTGGATCTTCGGCTGA
- a CDS encoding MaoC family dehydratase N-terminal domain-containing protein, with translation MPLDPAFIGRTYPPTEPYEVGREKIREFAAAVGDDNPAYRDPEAAKAFGHPDVIAPPTFPFLITYRAAAQVVEDPELGLDFTRVVHGDQKFVYTRPVRAGDTLSVVISIDAIKSLAGNDVLTVRGEVSDGTGEHVVTSLMTLVARAADEAGE, from the coding sequence ATGCCGCTCGACCCCGCCTTCATCGGGCGGACGTACCCGCCCACCGAGCCGTACGAGGTCGGCCGCGAGAAGATCCGTGAGTTCGCCGCAGCCGTCGGCGACGACAACCCGGCCTACCGCGACCCGGAGGCCGCCAAGGCGTTCGGTCACCCGGACGTGATCGCCCCGCCGACCTTCCCGTTCCTGATCACCTACCGGGCGGCCGCCCAGGTGGTCGAGGACCCGGAGCTCGGGCTGGACTTCACCCGGGTGGTCCACGGCGACCAGAAGTTCGTCTACACCCGCCCGGTGCGGGCCGGGGACACGCTCTCGGTCGTGATCAGCATCGACGCCATCAAGTCGCTGGCCGGAAACGACGTGCTGACGGTCCGGGGCGAGGTGTCCGACGGCACTGGTGAGCACGTGGTCACCTCACTGATGACCCTGGTGGCCCGGGCCGCCGACGAGGCAGGGGAGTAG
- a CDS encoding UDP-N-acetylmuramate dehydrogenase: protein MLVQHDAPLAPLTTLRLGGPARRLVTATTDAEVVAAVREADAAGEPLLVIGGGSNLVIGDAGFDGTVLRIATSGFALDAGVLELAAGEVWAEAVARTVDKGLAGIEFLAGIPGSAGATPVQNVGAYGQEVASSITEVVAYDRRAGETITLSTAACEFSYRHSRFKADPERYVVLRVRFALEDGGGLSTPVRYAEVARALGVEAGGRVDLRTAYETVLALRAGKGMVLDAADHDTWSAGSFFTNPVLTAAQYADFRLGPAAQDAPAYPAPDGCTKTSAAWLIDRAGFGKGYGSGPATLSGKHTLALTNRGGASTEDLLALAREIRDGVRAAFGVELVNEPVMVGVRL, encoded by the coding sequence GTGCTGGTACAACACGACGCCCCCCTCGCCCCGCTGACCACTCTCCGGCTCGGCGGCCCCGCCCGCCGACTGGTCACCGCGACCACCGACGCCGAGGTCGTCGCCGCCGTGCGGGAGGCCGACGCGGCGGGCGAACCGCTGCTGGTGATCGGCGGCGGCAGCAACCTGGTGATCGGGGACGCCGGCTTCGACGGCACCGTGCTGCGGATCGCCACCAGTGGTTTCGCGCTGGACGCCGGCGTGCTGGAGCTGGCCGCCGGCGAGGTGTGGGCCGAGGCGGTGGCGCGGACGGTGGACAAGGGCCTGGCCGGGATCGAGTTCCTGGCCGGCATTCCCGGGTCGGCCGGCGCCACGCCGGTGCAGAACGTCGGCGCGTACGGCCAGGAGGTCGCGAGCAGCATCACCGAGGTGGTCGCCTACGACCGCCGGGCCGGCGAGACGATCACCCTCTCCACCGCGGCCTGCGAGTTCTCCTACCGCCACAGTCGCTTCAAGGCCGACCCGGAGCGCTACGTCGTGCTGCGGGTGCGCTTCGCGCTGGAGGACGGCGGCGGGCTCTCCACCCCGGTCAGGTACGCGGAGGTGGCCCGGGCGCTGGGTGTCGAGGCGGGCGGGCGGGTGGACCTGCGCACCGCGTACGAGACCGTGCTGGCGCTGCGCGCGGGCAAGGGCATGGTGCTGGACGCGGCCGACCACGACACCTGGTCGGCGGGCTCGTTCTTCACCAACCCGGTGCTGACAGCCGCTCAGTACGCGGACTTCCGGCTCGGGCCGGCCGCCCAGGACGCCCCCGCGTACCCCGCGCCGGACGGCTGCACCAAGACCTCCGCCGCCTGGCTGATCGACCGTGCCGGCTTCGGCAAGGGCTACGGCAGCGGCCCGGCCACCCTGTCCGGCAAGCACACGCTGGCCCTCACCAACCGCGGCGGCGCCAGCACCGAGGACCTGCTGGCGCTGGCCCGCGAGATCCGGGACGGCGTGCGGGCGGCCTTCGGGGTCGAGCTGGTCAACGAGCCGGTGATGGTGGGCGTCCGGCTGTAG
- the rplJ gene encoding 50S ribosomal protein L10 codes for MARPDKAAAVAEITDKFRASNAAVLTEYRGLTVKQVKNLRRSLGDNAQYAVVKNTLTKIAANEAGITELDDLFAGPTAVAFVTGDPVESAKALRDFAKDNPALIIKGGVLDGKALSADEIKKLADLESREVLLAKLAGGLKASMAKAAATFQAPLVEFARTAEALRAKVEQGGAGTPAPAEAEDTTEAAE; via the coding sequence ATGGCAAGGCCCGACAAGGCTGCTGCCGTCGCCGAGATCACGGACAAGTTTCGTGCCTCGAACGCGGCTGTGCTGACCGAGTACCGCGGTCTGACGGTGAAGCAGGTGAAGAACCTGCGTCGCTCGCTGGGTGACAACGCCCAGTACGCCGTGGTGAAGAACACGCTGACCAAGATCGCTGCCAATGAGGCCGGGATCACGGAGCTCGACGACCTGTTCGCGGGTCCGACGGCTGTTGCCTTCGTCACCGGTGACCCGGTGGAGTCGGCGAAGGCTCTGCGTGACTTCGCCAAGGACAACCCCGCTCTCATCATCAAGGGCGGTGTCCTTGACGGTAAGGCGCTGTCCGCCGATGAGATCAAGAAGCTCGCGGACCTCGAGTCCCGCGAGGTGCTGCTCGCCAAGCTGGCCGGCGGTCTGAAGGCATCCATGGCGAAGGCCGCGGCTACCTTCCAGGCTCCGCTGGTGGAGTTCGCCCGCACTGCCGAGGCGCTCCGGGCGAAGGTCGAGCAGGGCGGTGCCGGTACGCCGGCTCCCGCCGAGGCCGAGGACACCACCGAGGCTGCCGAGTAA